The Nitrospira sp. sequence GATGCCCAAACACGAACTCATTCTTTTGAAAAATATGATGCAACCCGGCTATACCGGGTCGCTGGCGGACTATGAAAAAACGGGGGGCTATCAAGCCTTGCGCATGTCGCTCGGCAAGATCGCCCCGACAGATGTGACCACTATGGTCCGAAAGTCTGGGCTGCGTGGTCGCGGCGGTGCAGGTTTTCCGACCGGGGTAAAATGGGGATTCCTGCCGAAAGAGTATCAAGGTCCCCGTTACCTCTGCTGCAACGCCGACGAGAGCGAGCCCGGTACGTTTAAGGACCGTCAACTCATGGAACGAGACCCGCACCAGGTTTTGGAAGGCATCGTGTTGGCCTGTTATGCCATCGGCGCGGAAACCGGCTACATTTACATTCGCGGCGAAATGGTCTTGGCTTCGAAGATTCTTGAACGAGCCATCGATGAAGCGCGGGCGGCGGGCTACATCGGGAAGAATATTCTCGGCACGGGCGTCAATGCGGACGTGTGGGTGCATCGGGGAGCGGGCGCGTACATTTGTGGGGAAGAAACCGCTCTTCTGGAATCGCTTGAGGGGAAGCGTGGACTTCCTCGAATCAAGCCCCCGTTTCCGGCGACGCATGGGCTCTACAACAAACCGACCGTCGTCAACAACGTCGAGACGCTGGCAAACCTCCCGCATATCATCAACCGAGGCCCCGAATGGTTTGCAGCGATCGGTTCTCCGCCGAAGAGCACCGGCACCAGGGTGTTCTGTGTCAGCGGACATGTGAAACGACCGGGCAATTATGAAGTTCCAATGGGGATGACGGTCCGAGAATTGGTGTATGAGTATGCCGGTGGCATGCGGTCCGATAAGCCGTTGAAAGCTATTATTCCCGGCGGAGCGTCGGCGCCTTTTCTCACACCTGCCCATCTCGACGTGAAACTGGATTTTGAACACGTTGCGGCGGCGGGCTCCATGTTGGGATCCGGCGGCGTGACCGTGATGGAAGAAGGCACCAGCATGGTCTGGGCGGCGCTTAGGCTGATGGAATTTTTCTATCATGAGTCCTGCGGGAAATGTAGTCCCTGCCGAGAAGGCAGTTCGTGGCTCGTCCAGACGCTCCGTAGAATTCTGGCGAAGCGCGGCCGGATGGAGGACCTTGAAACCTTGTTGGATCTATGCAAAAACATCGCAGGCCGCACCGTCTGCGCCTTCGGCGATGCGGAGGTCGCTCCGATCCAGAGCACGCTGAAGCACTGGCGGCAGGAGTATGTCGAGCTCATTAACGAAGCGGAAGCAGCGAATCTCATCAGACCTGAACCGGTGAGACATTAATCGTCTCTGTATACAACCATGCCTGAGACCACGACACAGATGGTTCGAATGACGATCGATGGGATGACGGTCAACGTCCCGAAAGGGACCTTAGTAATCGAAGCGGCCCGCCGTGTCGGCGTCATGATTCCGCATTTCTGCTATCACCCGAAGCTCAAACCGGACGCCAATTGCCGCATGTGCCTGGTCGAAATCGAAAAGATGCCCAAACTTCAAACGGCCTGTAGCACGCCGGTCGACGAAGGGATGAGCGTGCGCACCGCCACGACCGTCGTCAACGATGCCCATCGATCGGTGCTCGAGTTCATCCTTGCCAACCATCCGCTCGATTGTCCGGTCTGCGATCAAGGAGGAAAGTGCGACCTTCAGGACTTTTCCCACCAGTACACAGCGACCAGCCGGTTCGTCGAAACCAAACGCATCTTCCAAAAGGAGTATTTCAGTCCGCTCATCGAGACCCAGATGAATCGCTGCGTGCAGTGTCTCCGCTGCGTTCGATACTGCGATGAAGTGATGGACGTCAAAGCGCTGGCGCCGGTCGGTCGCGGCACCATGACCGAAATCAAGTCCTTCGGCCCGCACCCGTTGGATTGCGAGTTCTGCGGCGGCTGCGTGCAGATCTGCCCGGTGGGAGCGATTACCAGCCGGCTGTCCATGTATGAATATCGGCCCTGGATGCTGAAACGAGCCGAGAGCATTTGCGGATACTGTGGAGACGGCTGTCAGATTACCGTCCAGACAAAGGGGCAGGAATTAGTAGAAGTGAATTCGGCGCATGGGGCGGGACGAAACAATGGGGACTTGTGCGCTCGGGGATTTTTCGGGTTCCATGCCGCCAGCAATCCGGATCGCCTGACTCACCCACTCATTCGGCGCGATGGCATACTCGTACAAGCTACATGGGAAGAAGCCCTGGAATACGTCGCGGGTCGTGTCAGCGAGATTAAAGCGGCTCATGGAGGACAGAGTTTCGGAGGGTTAATCTCGGGCCGATGCACCAACGAAGAGTTGTATCTTTTTCAGAAATTTCTCCGCGTGGCGGTCGGCACCAACAACATCGACAGCAGCGCCCGCTACGGCCACATCAACGGTCTCCAAGCTATGCGACTCGTACAGGGTACCTATCGATGGACCGTCACCTTCGACGACATCCTGGAAGCCGATGTCCTCCTACTCGTCGGCACGAACATCACTGAAACCAATCCCATCACGGGCCTCAAGGTCAAAGAGGCGGTCAAGAAACGCCATGCGACGTTGATCACCATTGAATCGCTGGAACCGGTCATCGACACGATCAGTAATATCGCCAATCTTTCGCACCATCATTTCCGTATTCCGCCCAGCGACATGCCACATGCGATTCTTGGCCTTCTGAAGGCCGTGGCGGAGCAGGACCTGATACAGCCTGACGTCGCGCAACGTTACCCTACCTTTGTCGATGCCGTCACGAAAGCCGTGCGCGCATTCTCCTGGCAGGATCTTCACGCAGCGACCGGTGTGGAGTCTGACTCATTCGTCAAGGCCGCCAAGGCACTCGCAGCCGGACGGCGAGTAATCGTACTGACCGGACAACTCCTGTTGCGCAGCGAGCGTGGATACGGCGCATCCTTGACCCTTCTTGATCTGCTTCTTCTTACAGGAAAACTGGATCAGCCTGGATGCGGTTTTGCGCCGCTCGCAGAAGAAAATAATGACCAGGGTGCCGTCGAAATGGGGGCTGTGGCCGAGTTCCTCCCCGGTGCCTGCTCCGTGACCAGCAGCGCGGACCGCGATCGGATCATGAGGCAATGGAACGGGGACCTTCCGCTCACCGTTGGAGCGTCTCTCGTCGAAATGTTGGATCGCGCCAAGGCCGGATCCCTCAAAGCCATGTTCATCGTCGGGGAAAATCCCGTGGGAAGCCTTCCGGCGCCGGTGCGTGCGGAGGAATCCTTGCGCAAGTTGGATTTGCTGGTCTGTCAGGAGCTGTTTTTGACGGAAACGGCCTCCGTAGCCCACGTCGTGTTGCCGGCCGCTTCTTCCATGGAAAAGAGCGGGACCTTTACAAACACCGAAGGGCATGTTCAAGCCGTTCGTCCGTCCATTGAGCCCATTGGAGAAAGCCGCCCTGACTGGGAAGTCTTCTCTGCCCTTTCCATTCTGTTGGATTCACCGATGGAATACGCCGAGAGCAAAGACATCCTCAAAGAAATTCGGAGCCTCATTCCCGGCTATGGCTCGCTGGGACCGGCACCGTTGCCCCCAAAAGTCGATCAGAGAGCCATGGAACGTTATCTCACTGAAAGCTATCAGCCTGATCTCGCAACGCGGTATCGATTCGTGGCGCCGAAATCCAGGCCGGACGGAACCGTCCGGTTAGAGTTAGTGCAGAGCTTGTTTCACTCCGGGAAGCTGTCCACACGCGCGAAAGGGTTGTTACAAGTGGAGGGCAGCGGCCGGCTCCGTATCAATCCGCATGACGCGGCGCGCTTTGCGCTGGTCGATGGCGATCGAGTCCGCCTATCCAGCACATCCGGAGAAATGACGACCGAGGTAAAAGTTGTGGAGCGGGTTCCACAAGGAACGGCATGGTTTCCAGATCACTTCGGCCAAGCCGCCGTCGGGTTGTTTGAATGCGCCATCGATCCGATCACCCATGTTCCCTCGTTCCAGACAGCGACGGTGTCCATGATGAAGGTCGCATGATGAACCTTGTGCTGATGATGACCATGCTAATCCAGGAGTCTTGCTGTGAGTGAATTCGGGTTACGCCTTGCCATCTCCCTTACTCAGATCGCCGCGGTCATGGGCATCGTGATCGTGACGGTTCTCATCCTGACCCTTGCGGAGCGCAAAGTCTTGGGATGGATGCAGGACCGCATGGGCCCGATGGAAGTCGGCCCCTACGGCATTCTCCAACCGTTTGCCGATGCCATCAAGCTGTTTTTCAAGGAGGACATCGTCCCCGCCGGCGCGAACAAGCTCCTCTTCACGATGGCACCGATTCTGTGTTTGATTCCCGCATTCATCGGGTTTGCCGTGATTCCGTGGGGACCGAACTGGAAGTTCGAGGTCAACGGCATCTCCGTGACGCCGTTCGTGATCAGCGATATCAACATCGGAATTCTCTACATCTTGGCCTTCGCCTCGCTCGGCGCCTATGGCATCATCCTGGGCGGGTGGGCATCCAACAGCAAATACTCGTTGCTTGGAGGCCTGCGGTCAGCCGCACAGATCATCAGCTATGAACTCAACGTCGGACTATCCATTGTCGGGGTGCTGCTTCTGGCCGGCTCGCTCAGCCTTGTGAAAATCACCGATGCCCAAGCCGGAGGGTTTTGGAATTGGTACCTGTTCGCGTTGCCGGCCCCACAAATTTTTGCGTTCGTCGTATACGTGATCTCCTCCGTGGCCGAAACCAACCGCGTCCCGTTCGATTTACCGGAAGCGGAAAGCGAACTTGTTGCCGGGTTCTTTACCGAGTACAGCGGCCTCCGATTCGCATTCTTCTTCCTCGCCGAGTACGCAAATATGGTCCTGGTGTCCTGTGTGGCTGCTGCGCTGTTTCTCGGCGGTTGGAATGCTCCGTACCCAGGAACTATTATGGCGCTCCTCGGCGCCCCATCCTTGGCATGGGCGGAGAACACGATGTGGTTTGCGGTCAAGACGTACTCGTTCTTGTTCCTCTTTTTCTGGCTCAGAGCCACGTTGCCACGGCTGCGATACGATCAACTGATGAGATTCGGCTGGAAGGTGATGCTACCCATCGCATTGGGCAATATCGTTGTGACGTCCCTGGCCGTGTTTTTCTACAACCAGATGAAGTAGGGCACGAGACCCGATATGGCCACTACCCCAACCAGCAAGCGCTTGAGCCTGTCCGAGTGGTTCAAGACCGTCACGTTCTACGAGATTCTCGTCGGCATGAAGGCGACACTGTCCCATCTCCTCAATTACCGTCCCGTAACGTTGCAATATCCCCATGAAAAACGCACATTGCCTGACAACTATCGCGGCATGCTCGCGCTGCTCCGATACGACGACGGGACGGAGAAATGCGTGGGCTGTGATCTGTGTGAAGCGGCGTGCCCGTCGCGTGTCATCCGGGTCGTCAGCGCCGAGGTGCCGGACGAACCGACCAAGCGCTATTCGAAAGAATATTACATGGATATGACCCGTTGCTTATTCTGCGGGATGTGTGTGGATGCCTGTCCCGTCGACGCGCTGGGCATGACGAGGGAATTTGAATGGGCGGTGTACGACAAGCGACAACTCCATCTGAATAAACAACAGTTGCTCGCGATCGGTGACCGCTCGTTTCCGGTCCGCGAGAAACGCTTGGAACTTCAGCATCCAAACGTCGCGTTTTTCAACGTGGCATTCAAGCACGTGCCACCGAAACCGAACTGACCCCGAAGGATCACTCATCGAGAGTCCGATGACTGCAACACCGTTGTCTTAATCTGATCCGGTCGACCTCTAGCTCAGGAACCGTCTCATGGCGCACCTGTTTTTTGGGTACTTTGCGGGAATGATTGCCATAACCTCCATTCTAGTGGTGGTATTGAGAAACCCCGTCTATAGCGCGCTTTCCTTGCTCGTCATGTTTTTCCATGTCGCCGGACTCTTCATCACGCTCCATGCCGAATTCCTGGCGGCTGTGCAGATCATCGTGTATGCCGGGGCCATTCTGGTACTGTATTTGTTCGTCGTGATGTTGCTCAACGTAAAGCAAGACGACCGGTACCACAGCCAATGGCGGATCGCCGCGTGTGTCTGCATTCCGTTGTTGATTGAGACC is a genomic window containing:
- the nuoF gene encoding NADH-quinone oxidoreductase subunit NuoF gives rise to the protein MPKHELILLKNMMQPGYTGSLADYEKTGGYQALRMSLGKIAPTDVTTMVRKSGLRGRGGAGFPTGVKWGFLPKEYQGPRYLCCNADESEPGTFKDRQLMERDPHQVLEGIVLACYAIGAETGYIYIRGEMVLASKILERAIDEARAAGYIGKNILGTGVNADVWVHRGAGAYICGEETALLESLEGKRGLPRIKPPFPATHGLYNKPTVVNNVETLANLPHIINRGPEWFAAIGSPPKSTGTRVFCVSGHVKRPGNYEVPMGMTVRELVYEYAGGMRSDKPLKAIIPGGASAPFLTPAHLDVKLDFEHVAAAGSMLGSGGVTVMEEGTSMVWAALRLMEFFYHESCGKCSPCREGSSWLVQTLRRILAKRGRMEDLETLLDLCKNIAGRTVCAFGDAEVAPIQSTLKHWRQEYVELINEAEAANLIRPEPVRH
- the nuoG gene encoding NADH-quinone oxidoreductase subunit NuoG; protein product: MPETTTQMVRMTIDGMTVNVPKGTLVIEAARRVGVMIPHFCYHPKLKPDANCRMCLVEIEKMPKLQTACSTPVDEGMSVRTATTVVNDAHRSVLEFILANHPLDCPVCDQGGKCDLQDFSHQYTATSRFVETKRIFQKEYFSPLIETQMNRCVQCLRCVRYCDEVMDVKALAPVGRGTMTEIKSFGPHPLDCEFCGGCVQICPVGAITSRLSMYEYRPWMLKRAESICGYCGDGCQITVQTKGQELVEVNSAHGAGRNNGDLCARGFFGFHAASNPDRLTHPLIRRDGILVQATWEEALEYVAGRVSEIKAAHGGQSFGGLISGRCTNEELYLFQKFLRVAVGTNNIDSSARYGHINGLQAMRLVQGTYRWTVTFDDILEADVLLLVGTNITETNPITGLKVKEAVKKRHATLITIESLEPVIDTISNIANLSHHHFRIPPSDMPHAILGLLKAVAEQDLIQPDVAQRYPTFVDAVTKAVRAFSWQDLHAATGVESDSFVKAAKALAAGRRVIVLTGQLLLRSERGYGASLTLLDLLLLTGKLDQPGCGFAPLAEENNDQGAVEMGAVAEFLPGACSVTSSADRDRIMRQWNGDLPLTVGASLVEMLDRAKAGSLKAMFIVGENPVGSLPAPVRAEESLRKLDLLVCQELFLTETASVAHVVLPAASSMEKSGTFTNTEGHVQAVRPSIEPIGESRPDWEVFSALSILLDSPMEYAESKDILKEIRSLIPGYGSLGPAPLPPKVDQRAMERYLTESYQPDLATRYRFVAPKSRPDGTVRLELVQSLFHSGKLSTRAKGLLQVEGSGRLRINPHDAARFALVDGDRVRLSSTSGEMTTEVKVVERVPQGTAWFPDHFGQAAVGLFECAIDPITHVPSFQTATVSMMKVA
- the nuoH gene encoding NADH-quinone oxidoreductase subunit NuoH, with translation MSEFGLRLAISLTQIAAVMGIVIVTVLILTLAERKVLGWMQDRMGPMEVGPYGILQPFADAIKLFFKEDIVPAGANKLLFTMAPILCLIPAFIGFAVIPWGPNWKFEVNGISVTPFVISDINIGILYILAFASLGAYGIILGGWASNSKYSLLGGLRSAAQIISYELNVGLSIVGVLLLAGSLSLVKITDAQAGGFWNWYLFALPAPQIFAFVVYVISSVAETNRVPFDLPEAESELVAGFFTEYSGLRFAFFFLAEYANMVLVSCVAAALFLGGWNAPYPGTIMALLGAPSLAWAENTMWFAVKTYSFLFLFFWLRATLPRLRYDQLMRFGWKVMLPIALGNIVVTSLAVFFYNQMK
- the nuoI gene encoding NADH-quinone oxidoreductase subunit NuoI gives rise to the protein MATTPTSKRLSLSEWFKTVTFYEILVGMKATLSHLLNYRPVTLQYPHEKRTLPDNYRGMLALLRYDDGTEKCVGCDLCEAACPSRVIRVVSAEVPDEPTKRYSKEYYMDMTRCLFCGMCVDACPVDALGMTREFEWAVYDKRQLHLNKQQLLAIGDRSFPVREKRLELQHPNVAFFNVAFKHVPPKPN
- a CDS encoding NADH-quinone oxidoreductase subunit J, translating into MAHLFFGYFAGMIAITSILVVVLRNPVYSALSLLVMFFHVAGLFITLHAEFLAAVQIIVYAGAILVLYLFVVMLLNVKQDDRYHSQWRIAACVCIPLLIETIVLLSGGTGATDAGRRALQSEPHAAIAVENTLAIGETLYSTYLFPFEVASLVLLVAMIGAIVLAKRDIGGNET